One part of the Bacillus sp. FJAT-45350 genome encodes these proteins:
- a CDS encoding amino acid ABC transporter permease, which translates to MLENFISPHFTNVIPFLLQGLKLTLLITFVGVALGFVIGVFAGFGRLSKNKLIYAISTVYVEVIRGTPILVQVLFLYFGVSDLFGVNLDKVTASIIAIALNAGAYIAEIVRGAVHSVEKGQSEAGRSLGLTKIQTMRYIIWPQAFKRMIPPLGNQFIISLKDTSLFSVIAVHEVLYQGRMYSSNTFTYFEPYMMVGIMYLMITIPAMIILRRIERRLDV; encoded by the coding sequence ATGTTAGAGAATTTTATTAGTCCCCATTTCACTAATGTCATTCCCTTTTTATTACAAGGGTTAAAGTTGACATTACTTATTACATTTGTCGGTGTTGCATTAGGGTTTGTTATCGGTGTATTCGCTGGTTTTGGGAGATTATCTAAGAATAAATTAATTTACGCCATATCAACAGTTTATGTTGAAGTAATACGTGGTACACCAATTCTTGTTCAAGTATTGTTCCTATACTTTGGTGTTTCAGATCTGTTTGGTGTGAACCTTGATAAAGTAACAGCATCAATTATTGCGATTGCTTTAAACGCAGGTGCATACATTGCTGAAATTGTGCGTGGTGCAGTACACTCTGTTGAAAAAGGACAATCAGAAGCAGGACGTTCATTAGGGTTAACTAAGATTCAAACAATGCGTTATATTATTTGGCCACAAGCATTTAAACGTATGATTCCTCCATTAGGTAATCAATTTATCATCAGTTTAAAGGATACATCGCTATTTTCCGTCATTGCTGTTCATGAAGTCTTGTACCAAGGTCGTATGTATTCTAGTAACACATTTACGTACTTTGAACCGTATATGATGGTCGGTATAATGTATTTAATGATTACAATACCAGCTATGATAATATTGCGTCGTATTGAACGGAGGTTAGATGTTTAA
- a CDS encoding amino acid ABC transporter ATP-binding protein, whose protein sequence is MIKVNDLRKSFGDTEVLKGITTEIHEKEVVCVIGPSGSGKSTFLRCLNLLEEVTSGQIIVDDSDLTDPKTNINDVRSRVGMVFQHFNLFPHMTVLQNVTLAPMKVKEMKNEEAEKVALQLLDKVGLADKANVYPGSLSGGQKQRVAIARALAMNPKIMLFDEPTSALDPELVGEVLSVMKDLAEEGMTMVVVTHEMGFAKEVSDRVFFIDEGIFMEEAPPEQFFENPTHPRLKGFLSKIL, encoded by the coding sequence ATGATAAAAGTAAATGATTTACGTAAGTCATTTGGTGATACTGAAGTATTAAAGGGAATTACAACTGAAATTCATGAAAAAGAAGTAGTCTGTGTTATAGGACCTTCAGGCTCAGGAAAAAGTACTTTTTTACGTTGCTTGAACTTACTTGAAGAAGTGACAAGTGGACAAATCATTGTTGACGATTCCGATTTGACAGATCCAAAAACAAATATAAACGATGTTCGCTCAAGAGTAGGAATGGTGTTCCAGCATTTTAATCTATTTCCTCATATGACAGTCCTTCAAAATGTGACATTAGCACCGATGAAAGTTAAAGAAATGAAAAATGAAGAAGCAGAAAAAGTGGCGTTGCAGTTATTGGACAAGGTAGGATTGGCTGATAAGGCAAACGTATACCCAGGTAGTCTATCAGGTGGTCAAAAACAACGGGTAGCGATAGCAAGAGCGCTTGCTATGAATCCTAAGATTATGTTGTTTGATGAGCCAACATCTGCCTTAGATCCTGAGCTAGTTGGAGAAGTTCTTAGTGTTATGAAGGACCTTGCAGAAGAGGGGATGACGATGGTTGTTGTTACTCATGAGATGGGGTTTGCTAAGGAAGTTAGTGATAGAGTCTTTTTCATTGATGAAGGGATTTTTATGGAAGAAGCTCCCCCAGAACAATTTTTCGAAAATCCGACGCACCCACGCTTAAAAGGGTTCTTAAGTAAGATCCTATAA